The following coding sequences are from one Dermacentor albipictus isolate Rhodes 1998 colony unplaced genomic scaffold, USDA_Dalb.pri_finalv2 scaffold_12, whole genome shotgun sequence window:
- the LOC135914165 gene encoding putative nuclease HARBI1 has protein sequence MAAMDDFEEFVGYLDRHEEISTGAAFEYASPPRRVVRDRLNPMELYNDDAFLCRFRFSKSAVQQLLAMLPLREHTDGRGFPVPPLLQLLITLRFYGAGTFQIVTGDLVNVSQPTVSRVIERVSTMIARSLFTALVKFPAAAEVSGVMSEFYKLGTFPGVSGCIDCTHVPIKSPGGDHAEVYRNRKGYFSINVQGIMGPDLQFYDVVASWPGSAHDSRIFDSSRARVLYETGVVPGILLGDMGYACRPYLMTPLKDPDQGSPEYRWSDEGG, from the exons ATGGCGGCGATGGACGACTTCGAGGAGTTTGTGGGCTACCTGGATCGCCACGAAGAAATATCGACTGGAGCAGCCTTCGAATACGCATCGCCGCCGCGTCGAGTAGTCAGGGATCGTTTAAATCCGATGGAGCTTTACAACGACGACGCGTTTTTGTGCCGATTCCGCTTCAGCAAAAGTGCCGTGCAGCAGCTGCTCGCAATGCTGCCTCTGCGGGAACACACCGACGGACGTGGGTTCCCTGTGCCGCCTCTCCTGCAGCTCCTTATAACACTGCGGTTCTATGGAGCAGGCACATTTCAAATTGTGACCGGGGACCTCGTAAATGTTTCGCAGCCGACGGTCTCCCGGGTCATCGAGCGCGTATCTACCATGATCGCGAGAAGCCTGTTCACTGCGCTTGTGAAATTCCCTGCCGCTGCAGAAGTGAGCGGTGTGATGAGCGAATTTTATAAGTTAGGAACGTTTCCCGGTGTCAGCGGGTGCATTGACTGCACCCATGTGCCGATTAAGAGCCCTGGTGGTGACCACGCCGAGGTTTATCGCAACCGAAAAGGATACTTTTCGATAAATGTTCAA GGCATCATGGGCCCTGACCTACAATTTTATGATGTAGTGGCCAGCTGGCCAGGGTCTGCCCATGATAGCAGAATTTTCgacagcagccgtgcaagagtGCTCTACGAGACTGGTGTCGTCCCCGGGATTCTTCTCGGAGATATGGGCTATGCCTGCAGGCCATACCTCATGACTCCACTCAAGGATCCTGACCAAGGCAGCCCAGAGTACAG GTGGTCGGATGAGGGTGGATGA
- the LOC135914164 gene encoding myb-related transcription factor, partner of profilin-like, which produces MERRKINFTDEERTILMDLMERHRDVLECKWSDAVSINAKKKTWEKLADEFNSRHNVRPRTSKQLKKCWDNLKEMWRRAKAEDTRKIFKTGGGAPAGRHMNDELLRVGEVATDMATRLVNPFDSDCSGPGTEPTPAVAALLASSQPGRSTDADDADMEYDDSWQWDIENQDEAAASQCAAPPDAETAQLVPEPASPLATCPPAPAPPAAVPPVPTARRRINASRSSCTRDDAVDKGRQLPNI; this is translated from the exons ATGGAGCGGCGCAAAATTAACTTCACGGACGAAGAGCGTACCATCCTGATGGACCTGATGGAGAGGCACCGCGATGTGCTTGAGTGTAAATGGAGTGACGCGGTGTCGATCAACGCAAAGAAGAAGACCTGGGAAAAGTTGGCCGACGAATTTAACAGTCGGCACAACGTCCGTCCACGAACGTCCAAGCAATTAAAGAAGTGCTGGGACAATCTCAAAGAAATGTGGCGCCGTGCCAAAGCCGAAGACACGCGGAAGATATTCAAAACAG GTGGTGGCGCCCCGGCAGGACGCCACATGAATGACGAGTTGCTCAGGGTCGGTGAAGTGGCAACTGACATGGCCACACGCCTTGTCAATCCATTTGACAGCGACTGCTCTGGCCCTGGCACAGAGCCGACGCCAGCTGTAGCAGCACTGCTGGCTTCGTCACAGCCGGGACGAAGCACTGATGCAGATG ATGCCGACATGGAGTATGATGACTCCTGGCAGTGGGACATTGAAAACCAGGACGAAGCAGCGGCTTCGCAGTGTGCAGCGCCACCAGATGCTGAAACTGCTCAGCTTGTACCAGAGCCAGCATCACCCCTAGCTACATGCCCACCAGCTCCAGCACCGCCAGCTGCTGTGCCGCCAGTGCCGACAGCCCGCCGGCGGATAAACGCAAGCCGGTCATCCTGCACAAGGGATGATGCT GTAGACAAGGGTAGACAGCTGCCCAACATATAG